The nucleotide window AGCTGGGCATCTGCCCGGCAATGAACACATTTTAATTGGCACGCTCTTGTCACCTCCCAAATTACGATGAATGGATTCACGTCATAATCAATTCCTTTACCCACACCATGTGGATGCCCCGTTGCATGGGGATGTCCCTTACTTATTCCTTCCATCTTCATCACCAAAATTCCTTATTATTTTTAACCATATAAAAATTGTTGCTTTAGGTTCATTATAATTTTATGAGGATGGTATGGATGGATGTTTTGTTACAATATTTCTACATCCCCTTAACTATTACAATTTTGTTACAACATGATGAAATAATATTACTAGAATGTGGAGGAATCCGTGTCAATATCGTGATAAGACTAAGTTTGTGTTACCTTTTCTCTTGTTACAATGGAGTCTATTATTCTAAAAAGTTGAAATTATTACCATGTAAACCATATCTTTGGTACTTTATCCAACTGGTGCTCTCCTTTATGATAGAAAGACAAAGAAAATAAGGAGTGTATTCATCTATGAAAAAACATCTACTCACTGTCGCGGCAACAGCCGGTATCCTGTTTACCTCGTTTAGCGGGTCGGCAAGTGCACATGAATTGAATTATAAAGTACAGTCGGGGGATACCCTTTGGAAAATCTCGCAAACAAACAACCTATCGATTGCCGATTTGAAAAATTGGAATCACCTGACAGGTGATACCATCTATGTGAATCAGAACCTATCATTACTAGCTCCCCATAGTCATGAACAAACACCTCCACAAACTGTCACAAGTACATATACTGTTAAGGCTGGTGACACCTTATATGGTCTTGCAAGATCAAATGGGATAACTGTAAATGAATTGAAGGGGCTAAATGGGTTAACCTCTGATATGATTTATGTGGGTCAGAAGCTGGTAGTAAAAGGAACAAGTGCTAATACTGCGGTATCGAAGGCTCAATTGGTCATGGATGAAGCCAAAAAATATATTGGAACCCCTTATTTATGGGGCGGAAGTACACCGTCTGGCTTTGATTGCAGCGGATTTACTAGCTTTGTATATAATAAAATTGGAATAGTCCTTCCACGAACAGCTGCAACTCAGTGGTCAGGACTTAAAGGAATCTCAACCCCAAATCCAGGAGATCTTGTTTTCTTCACCACTTATGCTTCAGGACCGTCCCATGTGGGGATTTACTTAGGTAACAATAAATTTATTCAGGCCGGGTCATCGGGTGTGTCGATTGCTGATATGACCAATTCTTATTGGAAGCCGAGATATTTAGGTGCTAGAACCGCATTTTAATAGGATAATAGAAAAGTCTTTTATCGAAAGATAGAAGACTTTTCTGTCTATAGAAAAATCAGAAAATTAATACTTTAAGAAATGAGCTTTAGGCATTATACTTAATAAGGCAATGTCTTACACCTGCACAAAAATCCTCATAATTTGCTAAATGCCTGTAACTTTTTTGGAGGTTCAAATGTTTAATTTTACCCTATATAAAGAGATTTTCATTCAATCTAGAATTCCACAACTGATTGGTACTACTGATTTTTCCACCATACAATATAATCCTGCTTTTTGTGAGTTTCTTGGTTATTCATTCGAAGAAATATCAACGCTGCCTTTGGAAGCGGTGTCACATCCTGAAGACATGCTAATGGATGCACGACTTTTTGGAGAAATACTAGACGGAACAAGGGACGAATACCAGCTTGAAAAAAGGTATATTCATAAGTTAGGCGAGATTAAAACGGGTATCCTAACTGTATCAAGAATAAGGGAAAAATCGACTGGTGAGGAATTTTTACTTGGACAAGTCCTTGATATTACTGAGAAAAAACATATGGAGGAAGCGCTAAAAAAGCGCGAGAAACAATTACAAAGGTCCGAAAAACTTGCAGTTGTTGGGCAAATGGCGGCAGCAGTTGCCCACGAAATTCGTAATCCCTTAACACCAATAAAAGGATTCATGCAGCTCTTACACGCAGAAAAAGAGCTAAACCCCGTCTACTTAAGGATTGTGTTAGATGAATTGCTACGAGTAGATACCATTATCTCTGAATTTTTATCGATGGCAAAGCCACATGCAGAAAAAACCATGATTGTCCATGTTGAAGGTTTAGTAAAACAAGTCATTCAACGGTTCCAGTCTGAAGCACGAATGAAGAACAAAAAATTACATATTGAAAGCGAGCAACCCATTCAAGAAATTATCGGGGATCCGAATTCATTAAAACAAGTGTTTATGAATGTGATTCAAAATGCCCTTGAGGCAATATCCACCAATGGACGAATTCATGTAAAGATCTTTTCAGATGATATCGGAGTAAATGTCCAGTTTTCTGATAATGGATGTGGCATTCCAAAAGAAAGGCTGTCGAAGCTCGGAGAACCTTTTTATTCCACAAAGGAAAAGGGGACAGGTCTTGGTTTAATGACATGCTTTCGCATCGTTGAAAGCCATAATGGAAAAATCAATATTGAAAGTGTACAAGGGGAAGGAACCACTGTAACTATTTGGCTGCCTTATGATTTGTCTGAATAACGGAATAACGTTAGGATCACGATTGACTAACCATTTTCGTGAAGGGAGCAGCAAATGTTTAAGAGAATTAGTAGTTTGAGTATCTTATTAGTCATTATTGCCGTTGGCCTTTTTCAAAAGGATGAGTTGCTTTACCTGGTCAAGCAGGGTGGAACCTTATCCGCCTTCATTAGCATGATGCTAGTTGCCATTTGTGTGTTTTTTCCAATCCTCCCCTTTCCTATATTAGCGGGGATTATTGGGGCGGTATTTGGTGCAACAAAGGGAGTATGTATTTCTTTAGCAGGTGCCATGATTGGAACAATGGGATTCTTCCTTTTAAGTAGATATGGTTTCCGCGATTTGGCAGAGGAGAAACTAATTAAATACCCAAAAGTTCAAGAATATGAGGAATTTCTACAACGAAACTCTTTTATTACGATTCTTGGTTGTCGATTAATCCCGATCATTCCGGCACCCGTAGTTAATATTATTTGTGGGTTAAGCCGCGTCAAATGGCTGACTTTTTTCATTGCATCAACACTAGGGAAAATCCCTAATATCTTGATTTTATCGTACGCAGGTTCAATGTTTAGTACAAATAAACTTTATACATTTGGGATCTATGGCTGCTACCTATTACTCATTTTCTTGATTAATTTTGTGATGATCTATCGAAAATCTGCTCGAAATTCTGTTAAATAACCTTTTGGACATTCAAATCGTTCTGTTTTTCCACCATGATGATTTCCTTGAAATAGCTTTTTAAGATGAGCCATTTGGCGGGATAGGTGTAAATAAAATCCTCCAATGTTTGAAGTGAGTAATAAATAAAACAATCAAACCCGCTTTTTTCTTTTTTTAAATCGTATAAAAGTGCGTGAGGAATTGTGTAATATTCATTTAACTGGTAGGGGTTGAGTTTTACAATTTGAATATTTTGGCTGGATAGATAGTTTTTTATTGACTGTTCCTGAAGTGAAATACTTTCTTCCCTGGTGAGTCCGTTTATACCGATGCGATCATTAATAAAATAAATTCCCTTCATTTCATCCACCCTCTCAAAACAATAATTGCTATTGTTATTGACAGAGTTAAGGATATGTATACATGATAGCAGGGTTTTGCAGCAAAAAAAGTGCCCGGACAAATTAGCCGGGCATTTTCCAATTCTATATTAAAAGGGGGCGGAGGTTCAGGTTCTTCGAGAACCTATTTATATAATAATGGAAAAATATGAACAAACTATGAAGGAAAGGTTAATAGTTTGAGAAAGATGGCTAATTCGGAGGGGGATTGGGCGCTTACGCTTTTATTATTTTACATGATAAATGTCCATTGTTCCCGCTCTATAATCATGGTACCTTAATGAATAT belongs to Neobacillus sp. OS1-2 and includes:
- a CDS encoding NlpC/P60 family protein; the encoded protein is MKKHLLTVAATAGILFTSFSGSASAHELNYKVQSGDTLWKISQTNNLSIADLKNWNHLTGDTIYVNQNLSLLAPHSHEQTPPQTVTSTYTVKAGDTLYGLARSNGITVNELKGLNGLTSDMIYVGQKLVVKGTSANTAVSKAQLVMDEAKKYIGTPYLWGGSTPSGFDCSGFTSFVYNKIGIVLPRTAATQWSGLKGISTPNPGDLVFFTTYASGPSHVGIYLGNNKFIQAGSSGVSIADMTNSYWKPRYLGARTAF
- a CDS encoding ATP-binding protein; amino-acid sequence: MFNFTLYKEIFIQSRIPQLIGTTDFSTIQYNPAFCEFLGYSFEEISTLPLEAVSHPEDMLMDARLFGEILDGTRDEYQLEKRYIHKLGEIKTGILTVSRIREKSTGEEFLLGQVLDITEKKHMEEALKKREKQLQRSEKLAVVGQMAAAVAHEIRNPLTPIKGFMQLLHAEKELNPVYLRIVLDELLRVDTIISEFLSMAKPHAEKTMIVHVEGLVKQVIQRFQSEARMKNKKLHIESEQPIQEIIGDPNSLKQVFMNVIQNALEAISTNGRIHVKIFSDDIGVNVQFSDNGCGIPKERLSKLGEPFYSTKEKGTGLGLMTCFRIVESHNGKINIESVQGEGTTVTIWLPYDLSE
- a CDS encoding TVP38/TMEM64 family protein, whose product is MFKRISSLSILLVIIAVGLFQKDELLYLVKQGGTLSAFISMMLVAICVFFPILPFPILAGIIGAVFGATKGVCISLAGAMIGTMGFFLLSRYGFRDLAEEKLIKYPKVQEYEEFLQRNSFITILGCRLIPIIPAPVVNIICGLSRVKWLTFFIASTLGKIPNILILSYAGSMFSTNKLYTFGIYGCYLLLIFLINFVMIYRKSARNSVK